The sequence ACAAACGAGCTGCATTTGCGAGCGCGTCCATAAAACGATTCTGCAAGAGTTTTACCAAGTGACCTTCAGGCGTAAGCTGTATCAGTCACTGGATGAGCTGCAAACGGATCTGGACGCATGGCCGGACTACTACAACCACCAACGTACGCATGAAGGGAAAATGTGCTGCGGCAGGACACCGCTGCAGATGTTGTTAGAAGGCAAATCGCTCTGGAAGGAGAAGGTCGACAATCTAAACTGATCTGACAATCCGGCACCAATCAAAATGGGGACTGTCAGATCAGGTCTGAACTTCTACAGCTTACAACGATGCACTACCCGTATGGAGCTACCCCGTTACCGCTCACGCCGAATATCTCGCCAAAATCATCGACACCACGCTAAAGCAAGCTGCTGTCCCAGCGTTGTCTGACGAGCAAAGAGCGTAAAAAAGCCAGTATTATCTGGCTGCCGATACGCTCTAAGCCATGTACACCCCCAAAAAAAACAAGTACGGGGGATCGGGTTCCTGACTGCCCATACTGATGCTGTAGAGAGGAAAACTGACATTTGTATTTTTGACTTCACCATGCTGCTGCAAATGGATGGTATCACCCGCTTGCAGGGTGATTTCTTCCTGCTCAATCAATTCTGGTAATTGCAGCATGATTTACTCATGGAGGCACAGGCTGGTTTGATAGTAAGTGAAGGCTTTGTTTTATGCTGCTTTTAACGTGAAATCCGCTTGTGTTTTGTGGCTTTTGTGTGTGGCTGCGGCTGAAGCTTCTGGCCGCTCTCTTTTATATTAATAAGTGCCGGAAAGTGGTTAATCCAGATGCACTGTGCGTGCAGGATGAGGGCGCAGCTAAGGCTGGGCACTCATCGGCAGGCTTTGGGGTTGGGGCAGTTTTTTGATTTTATCTGATATACATCCTGTTAAGTCTTTCTTCCAGTTTTCTTTGTACGCTTTCAAACGAGGCACTGAGCGCCCAGTAAATAGCGGCTGCAGCCAGATAAAGCGGAAATGGCTGGAAAGTGGTTGCAATCACTTCCTTACTTGCCAGCATTAGCTCACTGACAGAGATCACAGAGACTAATGAGGTATCTTTAATTAAACTAATCAGGCTGTTGGAAAGGCTGGGTACCGCCAGACGTAAGGCTTGTGGTGCAACTACATAACGCAGTGTCTGGCTATTTGTCAGGCCCAGGCTTTTACCCGCATCCCACTGGCCCTGGGTAATCCCATTGATCGCACCGCGTAGCGTTTCAGATAAATACGCGCCTACATTTAGGCTAAGTGCCAATACGCCTGCGGTGAGTGGCTCAAATTGAAGCCCGATACTGGGCAGGCCAAAGTAAATTACAAAAAGCTGCACCAAAAGTGGTGTGCCACGGATGCAGCTTACATATACAGCACTGATTTGCGACAGTACTGGTATTTTGCGCAGCCGGATAACGACCACCAGTGCGGCGATTAATAACCCGCCAAGCATCGATGCAAGGGCTAAAAACAGCGTATAGCCAGCGCCCTGCAGCAAGATCGGAAAAGCATCTTTAAGTAGCTGAAATAAACCGGATAAATCCATTCATGGCTCCAAAAATAAAAGCCCCCGTTATGGCTGGGGGCATGGGTGCTGCTAATCAGGCGGCTTTGAAGCCGCGTAATCTTTTACTGT comes from Iodobacter ciconiae and encodes:
- a CDS encoding amino acid ABC transporter permease, with product MDLSGLFQLLKDAFPILLQGAGYTLFLALASMLGGLLIAALVVVIRLRKIPVLSQISAVYVSCIRGTPLLVQLFVIYFGLPSIGLQFEPLTAGVLALSLNVGAYLSETLRGAINGITQGQWDAGKSLGLTNSQTLRYVVAPQALRLAVPSLSNSLISLIKDTSLVSVISVSELMLASKEVIATTFQPFPLYLAAAAIYWALSASFESVQRKLEERLNRMYIR